The genomic window GCGCCATCCAGCAGTTGCCGGGGCGCGGTTTCGCGGCTGTCGACCCAGCGCAGGCTTGCGTGCCCGGCCAGTGCCGCGCCCAGGCGCGCCATGTGGCGGTTGTCCGGCGCGTACAGCAGCAGGTTCAATTCGGGATGGCTCTGGGTCTGGGGCAACGGCATCACCGGGGGCATGGCGGCGCTTCAGCGTGAAAAGCCGGGGAGTTGATCGGGACTGGCCGGATGCAGCAGCCATGCACCCCAAACCGGCAGCTTGGGTTGCACTTCGCGTTGGCCAGGCAGCGGTATCTCGGTGCCGCGCGCCAATGGTTGGACCAGCCGTGGCGTCACCACGATCACCAGTTCCTTGTCCTCGCGCTTGTAACTGAGGTTGCGGAAAAACGAGCCGAGTACCGGGATGTCACCCAGCAAGGGAATCTTGTTGACGTTGGACGACAACTGGCTGCTGACCAGCCCGCCGATCACGAAGCTCTCGCCATCGCCCAATTCAACGGTGGTGTCGGCGCGGCGGGTGGAGATGGCCGGTATCTGGGTGCCATCCAGGGTGATGCCACGGCTGTAGTCCAGGTCGCTGGCTTCCGGTGCCACCTTCAGGGCGATGCGTCCGGCCGACAGAACCGTGGGGGTCACGGTCAGGCCGATACCGAAGGGTTTGAAGCTGACCGTGGTGGTGCCCAGGCCTTGCGGCTCCAGGATGGGTAGCTCGCCGCCGGCCAGGAAGCTGGCACTTTGCCCGGACAGCGCAACCAGGGTCGGTTCGGCCAGCACGCGGGCCATGCCGTTGGCCTGCAGCAGGTCGATGTTGGCGCTCCACGCGCCGGGGATTGAACTTGCCACCAGCTTGAATGCCGAGGACAGCGCACCGCCGCTGTCATTGCTGCCACTGGGCGAGCTGATGCCGTAGCTGAAGCCGCCATTGATGTTCTTGAAGCTGATGCCGACCTGGCGCAGCACGCTGCGGTTGAACTCCACCACCTTGACTTCAACCTGCACCACGCCGCCATTGGCAATGGTGGCCGCATCGCTGATCACGCCCTTGTCGCCAATGGCGGAAGCCGCCGCCTTGCGGCTGGCCTCGTGCTCGAGCAGCGAGCTGGCACTGCCCGACAGCAGCGCCTGGCCCCCTTGCACGGTGAGTTGGCTGCCGCCGCCATCCAGCAGGCCACCCTGTACCGCGTTGCGGACCTCAACCCAGATCCGCGACGGCGCGGCCTGCTTCTGCAGCCACAACAGCAAGGTGGTGCTGCCGGCGGATTTGCCGACCAGCAAGGCCTCGCTGTTGCGGCCGATACGGGTGATATCGGCGATGGAGGGGTCGGCGATGGCAATGCGTTCCACCCCCGCCGGCAGATTCCACGGACGCTGCTCGTTGAGTTCGAGCACCACGGTGTTGTCCAGCGTTTGCGCCTGCGCGGCCTGCGTCAGCGGCGGCACAAAACCGGCCAGGCCCAGCAGCGTCAAGGTGAGCAACGCGGAAGCGGTGATGGAAGAGCGCTGGTGCAAGAGGGAGGCTCCGGTCATGGCGAAGACAGGGGGTTGGGAGGGGTCGTGCCGCGGATGATCTCGATACCTGGGCGACTGGCTGGGCGCGCGTTGCGGCGGCGTGGCGGCGCGGCGCTGGTTGCCGTTGCAGCGGGCGTGCGGGCGTTGTTGTGGCCGGCCAAGGCATTCAGATCAATGCCGGCATAGGCGCGGTTTTCCGGGCGTGCGGCGGCTTCGGCAGCACCTTCCAGGTTGCCGCGCACGGCCAGCACCGGTGCCGGCGTGGCGAAGATGGACTCGTCCGCCAGACCGGTGTCGCCGGGGTTGCGCAGCGCCAGGAACAGCTTGCCGCTGTGGGCGGCCAGCAACAGCCGACCTGCATCCTGCACCGGCACTGCCAGGATCGCGCTGCGTGCCTGCGCTGCCTCACTGTTGCTGCCGCCGGCGTTGCGGTTGTCGCGGGCGGCGATGGTCTCGGCGCGGCTGCCGGGCTCCGGTGCCGGCGCGCCGACCGCATCGCCCTGTTCGCTGCTGCCAGCACGCACCTGGCCCACATCGGCGTTGCCATAGCCCAGCACCTGCAGCCGTGAGAGCAACAGGCGCGCCTGTGGATTGGCCTGGCCACCGCCGCTGGCGGCCGGATTCTGCAGGCTCATGAAAACGTCCACGTAGTCGCCGGGGCTGACCCGGTTGCTGACCCCGGCCAGTTCGTCGACCGGCACCGCCACCGCGCGTTCGCCGGGCTTGATGCCGATGGCAATGCCCTGCAACAGCTGATCGGCCGTGATCAATGCACCGGCAGCGATGTTCACCGCCGGGGTGCGCCCGTCCACATCGGCGATGGCGCTGTAGCCGTTGGTGGGCGGCAAGGCCATTTCCGCGATGTACAGGTCCGCGGCGGTAATCGGGTGGCCGGCGGGCAGGTCCTTGCTGGCCACCACCAGCATGCGCTTGGGCACACCGGCCGCTGGCGACGTGTGGGCCATGCCTTCGGGCGCGGGCGTGGCGCGGCGGCCCATCCCGAATGCCAGCACCATCAACAGCGCTGCAAAGACCAGCAGCAGGATTGCAGCTATGCGTATTGCCTTTGGCATCGTGAAGCTCCTTCCCCTTGGAGTCCCTGGTCAGCGGTCGCCTAGATCCAGTTGAACAACAGCGGTACTGCTCAGTGATTTGCCCATGCTCCAGCCCATCAGCGCACCGGTGCCCGGCATGAAGGGGTGGGCGTCATGGTCGTAGGATGTGATCACCCTGATGCACTTGACCGAGCTATCGGCGGCGCACGCATAAGGTTGAGAGACGATGATCGGAGCGGCACTGGCACTGGCGCAGCCTGCCGCCGTGCCGGAGTAGTTCAGCAGC from Stenotrophomonas nitritireducens includes these protein-coding regions:
- a CDS encoding type II and III secretion system protein family protein, with the translated sequence MAGFVPPLTQAAQAQTLDNTVVLELNEQRPWNLPAGVERIAIADPSIADITRIGRNSEALLVGKSAGSTTLLLWLQKQAAPSRIWVEVRNAVQGGLLDGGGSQLTVQGGQALLSGSASSLLEHEASRKAAASAIGDKGVISDAATIANGGVVQVEVKVVEFNRSVLRQVGISFKNINGGFSYGISSPSGSNDSGGALSSAFKLVASSIPGAWSANIDLLQANGMARVLAEPTLVALSGQSASFLAGGELPILEPQGLGTTTVSFKPFGIGLTVTPTVLSAGRIALKVAPEASDLDYSRGITLDGTQIPAISTRRADTTVELGDGESFVIGGLVSSQLSSNVNKIPLLGDIPVLGSFFRNLSYKREDKELVIVVTPRLVQPLARGTEIPLPGQREVQPKLPVWGAWLLHPASPDQLPGFSR
- the cpaB gene encoding Flp pilus assembly protein CpaB, which translates into the protein MPKAIRIAAILLLVFAALLMVLAFGMGRRATPAPEGMAHTSPAAGVPKRMLVVASKDLPAGHPITAADLYIAEMALPPTNGYSAIADVDGRTPAVNIAAGALITADQLLQGIAIGIKPGERAVAVPVDELAGVSNRVSPGDYVDVFMSLQNPAASGGGQANPQARLLLSRLQVLGYGNADVGQVRAGSSEQGDAVGAPAPEPGSRAETIAARDNRNAGGSNSEAAQARSAILAVPVQDAGRLLLAAHSGKLFLALRNPGDTGLADESIFATPAPVLAVRGNLEGAAEAAARPENRAYAGIDLNALAGHNNARTPAATATSAAPPRRRNARPASRPGIEIIRGTTPPNPLSSP